The Muntiacus reevesi chromosome 7, mMunRee1.1, whole genome shotgun sequence genome includes a region encoding these proteins:
- the B2M gene encoding beta-2-microglobulin isoform X2, whose amino-acid sequence MAGLAALVLLGLLSLSGLDAVPRVPKVQVYSRHPPEDGKPNYLNCYVSGFHPPQIEIELLKNGEKMKSEQSDLSFSKDWSFYLLSHAEFTPNSQDTYSCRVSHITYPGPQTFVWDRDL is encoded by the exons ATGGCTGGCCTCGCGGCCTTGGTCCTTCTCGGGCTGCTGTCGCTGTCTGGCCTGGACGCCGTCCCGC GCGTCCCAAAGGTTCAAGTGTACTCAAGACACCCACCAGAAGATGGAAAGCCAAATTACCTGAACTGCTATGTGTCTGGGTTCCATCCACCCCAGATTGAAATCGAATTGCTGAAGAATGGGGAGAAGATGAAATCAGAGCAGTCAGACCTGTCTTTCAGCAAGGACTGGTCTTTCTACCTGCTGTCCCACGCTGAGTTCACCCCCAACAGCCAGGATACGTATAGCTGCCGAGTGAGTCACATCACTTACCCAGGACCCCAGACATTTGTGTGGG atCGAGACCTATAA